DNA sequence from the Candidatus Saccharimonadales bacterium genome:
GTAATAACAGATAGGAGTCGCATGAAACTTTCCGAAGAGCTGGCGTGGCGAGGTTTTGTAAACCAGACGACGTTAAAAGATATTACCGAACTAGACGGAGCTCCTATCTCTTTCTATTGGGGTGTCGATCCTAGTGCCGACAGTATGACAATTGGTAATCTTGCGGCCGCAATGATGGTCCGTCATTTTATTGCACATGGTCACAAAGCCGTCCTTCTTGTGGGCGGAGCTACCGGAATGATTGGTGATCCAGACGGGAAAACCGAAGAGCGTGAACTCAAAACACTCGACGAAATCGCAAAGAACAAAGCGGGTATCACAGATGAATACAAGCGTGTCTTTAATGGCATGGATTTTGAAGTAGTCGATAATTACGATTGGTTTAAAGATATAGGCTATCTGTCATTCCTCCGTGATGTGGGTAAAAATGTTCCCCTCAGTCAGATGCTTGGCCGTGATTTTGTGCAATCGCGACTTGGGGAAGACGGGGCTGGTATAAGTTACGCTGAGTTTAGTTACGCACTTATTCAGGGGTATGATTTTGTTCATCTCTCTCGCACTCGGGGTGTTACGCTTCAGGTTTGTGGAGCTGATCAATGGGGTAACTCAATTACGGGTGTTGATCTAATCCGACGCATTACGGGCGGTGAAGCGCATGTATATTCCGTACCTCTCGTTATCAATAAAGCGACGGGCAAGAAGTTTGGTAAGTCCGAAGGAGGGGCTATATGGCTCAACCCGAAAAAGACAAGCGTATTCAAGTTTTATCAGTTTTGGCTGAATGTTGATGATGAAGGCGCATTGGATTACGCTAAAATTTATACGTTACTTTCGAAAGAAGCTATTAATGAGCTAGCTGAAAGGCAGCGACAAGATCCTAGTGCTCGTGAGGCGCAGAAAGCTTTGGCGCGCGAAGTAACGACAATTGTACACGGAAAAGATCGTTTTGAGTCCGTTGAACGAGTCACGAAAGTATTATTTGGTGGGGCAGACTTTGCCAGTCTCACTGAGGATGACCTTGACGCTCTCGCAGGTGAGATTCCCGTCGTTACCACGGAAAAAACTATTGTTGAAGGTTTGATAGAGGCGGGCGTGTGCGCGAGTAACGGCGAAGCGCGCCGGCTTGTGGCGGGAGGAGCGATTTCACTTGACGGTCAAAGGATGGTCGAAGATATTCGCATTACGGCGCCGGCTCTCTTAAAAAAAGGCAAAAATACCTTTATCCTCGTTCGTTAGCCCATACCAGCAAATTGACATCTCTACAAGATGATCGTAATTTGTATAGGTGAATCATATTCACGCTCGTTCTACAAATTAGGAGTGACGACATGCAAATAAAGCGGAAGCTGTTGCCTGTGGTGGCTGTGCTTGTGCTGGTATCTGGATGCGAGTCGGTATTTGGGACAACGACTTCAAAGTCGGCTCCGCCGCCAGCTCCTGTTTCGACTCCTGCGCCTATTCGCGTAGCCCCATCGCCTGGCTACACAATTGAGTATTGTGGCGTAAGCCAGGCAAAGAAAGGCGAACCCTCGAATGTTCTTTTGACCATCGATGACTTTCCGAGTAGCCGGGGAAAGGCTGCCGGGGAGCGAATGCTCCACGTTGCTGATTGGGCACGCGCCCAGGGCATCATGATGGAGGCGTTCCCTATCAAGAGCAAGGTGGATGCGTACAATGCCACGTATCACATGGATCTGGTAGCAGAGCTTCGTCAGCGCGGTACATACGTTTCTAACCACAGTGATACCCACCCTGAACTCACCAAGTTGTCGGGCTCCAAGATGGGAAGTGAAATCGAACGAGGTGTCGAGAGCACGTACATGCGACCTCCCTACGGTGCTTTTGACATAAACGTCAGGAAGATAGCGGAAGCAAAGGGCTACCGACTGTGTAC
Encoded proteins:
- the tyrS gene encoding tyrosine--tRNA ligase yields the protein MKLSEELAWRGFVNQTTLKDITELDGAPISFYWGVDPSADSMTIGNLAAAMMVRHFIAHGHKAVLLVGGATGMIGDPDGKTEERELKTLDEIAKNKAGITDEYKRVFNGMDFEVVDNYDWFKDIGYLSFLRDVGKNVPLSQMLGRDFVQSRLGEDGAGISYAEFSYALIQGYDFVHLSRTRGVTLQVCGADQWGNSITGVDLIRRITGGEAHVYSVPLVINKATGKKFGKSEGGAIWLNPKKTSVFKFYQFWLNVDDEGALDYAKIYTLLSKEAINELAERQRQDPSAREAQKALAREVTTIVHGKDRFESVERVTKVLFGGADFASLTEDDLDALAGEIPVVTTEKTIVEGLIEAGVCASNGEARRLVAGGAISLDGQRMVEDIRITAPALLKKGKNTFILVR
- a CDS encoding polysaccharide deacetylase family protein, which gives rise to MQIKRKLLPVVAVLVLVSGCESVFGTTTSKSAPPPAPVSTPAPIRVAPSPGYTIEYCGVSQAKKGEPSNVLLTIDDFPSSRGKAAGERMLHVADWARAQGIMMEAFPIKSKVDAYNATYHMDLVAELRQRGTYVSNHSDTHPELTKLSGSKMGSEIERGVESTYMRPPYGAFDINVRKIAEAKGYRLCTWTLDTNDWRLLGGVHPSAAELVRRVHDQLVKAVPGTPIVILGHYFTNYPEALQGILDEVKRMGMRPCGAPQALTNSSVPFPIC